A region of the Equus quagga isolate Etosha38 chromosome 11, UCLA_HA_Equagga_1.0, whole genome shotgun sequence genome:
aaactCAGGAGGCCCATATGATCTTTGTCTAAATACTAGATATTTATTTATCCTGGGGCTGACCTAATACtcttaaatacatttttctttgttgagtttttaaaaatgcagtactATCTACTTTTCTACCTTAATGTTTAGATTctaacaaactttttaaaattcagtgcaAAAGTATGGAAAAGAGTTAACAAAAAGAAACTGTCACCACTAGAAAAGAGAAGGGCTTCTGAGGAGCTGGTAAATTCTTTCGTTTAATTCAATACACTGGCTCCTCCGCTCCTCGGCCTCCCAGCCTCCGCCTCCCTGTTTCCCCGGCTCGAGCTCGGCCCTTCCCGCTCTTCGCAGTTGGTGGAGAAAGCCACCTTTGGAGTCCGCACTCCAGAAccttcctccttccagccccaCCTCGAGCCCCTGCTTAACACCTTCCCCCTGCTCCCACCGCCCACCACGTCGCCTCCACCACCTGGACACCCGGCCGAGCGGGAACGGTGGTCGCTAAGCACGTGCTGGACGAATGAACGAACTACGGGGCTCTGGAGGGGGCGAGGGCACCTGGTCTCCAGCGCGGGCTCTGCTGGCCCGAGAGGCCGAGGCCGGACGACCCACCCGCTGCCCCTCAGCCCCGCCGCGACCCACCCAGCGGACGCTGTGGGACACAGCCGCCGCACGGAGACAACGCGCCGGACACGGGAAACCGCCAGCCGAGGCCCAGGGACGCCGGAAGCTGCGCGGAGAGGACCAGCCACCGGAAGTCAGTGGCAGCTTCAGGCCGGACGCTCTAGAATCCTGGAGGACCTGGATCTCTGTGGTTGGACGTGACGGATCACCCTCTACTCGGGATCATGCATTCTCACAGCCCGGCTCCCCGACTGATCCAGAAGATGGTGGGGCACAATCCCCCGGGCGATGGGGACTGACAAGGGAGGAAGGGCCTAAAAGAGGGGGATTTCGTGACTCGGCCGCCAAGGTAACAGTCCCCAGCACCTTAGCCCCTCCGACCTCCCGTGACCACCTACCACTGGCTGGAGGAGACCGAGCCGATAGCTGGGGTTACGCCCGCGCGCGCGCGCACGTACGGGGGCGTTGCCTTCCGTTCACGCGCGCTCGGGGCCGCCAGCGCGCATGCGTCAGAAGACGGCGCCGGGCCGGGAGCACACCCCTGGGAAGAGCCGGGCGCCCTCTGGGCGGCTCCCGCCGGCGAGCTGGACAGCGGCGCGCGCGCGCGGGCGGAGGCGTGGCTTCCTCGACCGGTGGGCCCGGATTGGATGCCGCAAGTCTGAGGGGTGGGAACCTCCTCGGAGGCCGCCCAGCGATTGGCCAGAGGCTGGAAGGAGCGTGTTCTtggaggcggggcgggggccggCAGGGCGAGCCCGACGCCGAGGTGGTGGCGGCGGCCTTGAATAAGTGAGTGAGCGGCTCCTGGAGTGCCTCTCCACCGGGGACGGGAGGTCGGGGGGTCCCGGGACCCCCGAAAGCCGCGAGGCGACGCCGAGGTGAGGCGCCGTGCGTGAACGCGGACGAGGGAAGCGGAGCGCCCCGCCCTCCCGCCCTTCCTGGACCGCGCCTCGCGGCGCCTCCCCCGCCGGCCCGTGTCCGCCCGCACCCGCGCTCGGCGCCGAGCCCCGGGTGTGCGCGGCCGACGCGCGCCCGCGCTCTCTTCCGCCCCCTCCCCGGCTCCCGCTGGCTCCGCTCCGGGAACTCGGAAGTTCCCTGGTCCTGCCCCGCctcacagaggggaaactgaggcccggggggCGGGCCCCTCCTTTCCCGCGTCTCCACGCAGACGCCATGGCCGAGCCCCTGAAGGAGGAAGACGGCGAGGACGGCTCCGGGGAGCCCCCCGGGCCTGTGAAGGCGGAGCCCGCCAGCGCCGCCGCCTCCGTGGCGGCCAAGAACCTGGCCCTGCTCAAAGCCCGCTCCTTCGACGTGACCTTCGACGTGGGGGACGAGTACGAGATCATCGAGACCATCGGCAACGGCGCCTACGGCGTGGTGTCCTCCGCGCGCCGCCGCCTCACCGGTGAGCCCCGGCCGCGGCCCGGCAGGAGGCCGGCGGGGGTCCCGCTCCGGTGCGCGGATCGGGGGTGCCGCCCGGGTGCCGGGCTGCGCTGGGCGTGCTGCTCGCGGGGCCTGGATGCCGGCCCGGCAGCCCGCTCCCTCCTTGCGTGACCGTCCCAGTGAGGCCGGGGCGGCCTCATGTCCGGGGCAGAGCCTGGCGCGAGCGCGCGGGCGGCGCGGCGCGAGGCGGAGTGGGCACAGGGCTGCGGTCCAGGCTGCCTCTGGCCGGCTGTGCAGCCCCCAGCGGGCTGCGCCAGGGATTCCTGTCGCTACCTTTGCGCTCTTGGCACCTGCCTCAGGGGACAGATGTGGGGGAACCTGAGCCCTTAGGCGAGTGCTGAGCGCAGCAGGGCTGGGCGGTGGGGGCTTGGCGCGTGACCGCTGTTTGCATCCTGGCAGGGAGGTGTTGAAAGGGGCCTTGGGCCGCGCGCACCTACCCCCACGTGCCTTATGCTGTCTGCCTTTTCTCTGCTCCCCAGGCCAGCAGGTGGCCATTAAGAAGATCCCTAACGCTTTTGACGTGGTGACCAATGCCAAGCGGACCCTCAGGGAGCTGAAGATTCTCAAACACTTCAAGCACGACAACATCATTGCCATCAAGGACATCCTGAGGCCCACCGTGCCCTATGGCGAGTTCAAATCTGTGTAaggagcaggggtgggagagggaggcagaactGGGTCCTTTTCTGAAGGCTGGGACCATATTGCTGAAGTTCTGGGAGGGCAGCTGAACCTAACGTGGCAGGCTGGGAAAATTCCCACAGTTCCAGTACCAGTGCTCCCTTACGGCTTTGTCTGGAATGACTGTGATTCCTCAGGAAGAGTACAGGCGGTTTTATGGAATCTCAGTATATAAGATGGCAAATGTGGGACTTTCATACCATAAGTGCACCCTCCTACTCCCatagcagacatcactaatcaatctcAGAACTTTTCTACAGAAAATGGAGGAGGCTTCGTAATTTCATCATAGTTTTTCAAGCAGGCACTACCAAACAATGGAGATGGCCCCAAAACTAAACCTATTGGCCAGACCTGGTTTAGTCCACCCCCATCTTTTCTATGATGGGGAAACTACGTCTGGAGAGAAAAGTGATACAACTTCACTAAAGTTCATGGAAAAGTCATAGAGAATCTAGAATCTTCGTACCATACCATGCCATTGGCCCTTACAGAGTCGAAGGGTAAGGCTGTTACGTGTCTGAAGCCAGAAGGGTGTGGTGAAGATAGGACTGGAGTGTGGGCGAGACAACCCATgtctctcttccctgccccttcTAGCTATGTGGTCTTGGACCTGATGGAGAGTGACCTGCACCAGATCATCCACTCCTCACAGCCGCTTACGCTGGAGCACGTGCGCTACTTCCTGTACCAGCTGCTGCGGGGCCTCAAGTACATGCATTCAGCTCAGGTCATCCACCGTGACCTC
Encoded here:
- the LOC124247188 gene encoding translation initiation factor IF-2-like; amino-acid sequence: MASAWRRGAGPGNFRVPGAEPAGAGEGAEESAGARRPRTPGARRRARVRADTGRRGRRREARSRKGGRAGRSASLVRVHARRLTSASPRGFRGSRDPPTSRPRWRGTPGAAHSLIQGRRHHLGVGLALPAPAPPPRTRSFQPLANRWAASEEVPTPQTCGIQSGPTGRGSHASARARAPLSSSPAGAAQRAPGSSQGCAPGPAPSSDACALAAPSARERKATPPYVRARAGVTPAIGSVSSSQWPFLPCQSPSPGGLCPTIFWISRGAGL